In Gimesia benthica, a single window of DNA contains:
- a CDS encoding choice-of-anchor Q domain-containing protein → MTITDGFFDDNSADRDGGAIANFGVSLILSGTTVRDSEAQQFGGGLYNDQEEGTVSISQSSFINNVAVSGAGIYNQELGVINLDLSDVLQNTASSDGGGIYNTSSAIINVQRTTVDGNRALNGAGIFNDDVAQLNLFDSTISNNIAVGDGGGLYNNSFEASSVVNATISGNEAGNNGGGIFNSDEGSIEVTNATIFNNSSIAGGGIFNALDGYVTVANTIVAGNSTTSPGPDVTGDFDSRGNNLIGVGGISTGFTDGVNGDIVGTFATPVSPGLGALQDNGGATFTHELLGGSLARDAGNNFYAPTDDQRGFARLFDGDGNGSLIVDIGAFESGYIVTGFGDSVDANPGDGVSVDVNGQSTLRAAIIESNTRAGADTILLGTGVYTLSLFGLGEDSAYWGDLDITDDLTIIGAGSGKTVIDADYLDRIFEIFAGVSVSIRGVTLVNGDVTRVEDGGAILNFGNLTLEDVEIKDSLANRGGALFNNGSVIMTDSYFHNNTAIADGGAIFNNDPGTISIDLSEISFNDAENGGGIYNSTGGTLQVNDTTIDSNTATVAGGGVFVSDQASVGNGEGGDGVNVPAVNNGIVGSDPDQEPDGDYPVYNDGYVETVLPNYDYGDAETAVLSEVPPFPVADTFNLSSLPGASHTIYLDFNGHTTTGTQWNSAFGTIVTPAYDTDGDTSTFSLAEIEVIQRTWLRVVEDFAPFNVNVTTAEPPVSDLIRTDASDTRWGIRVVIGANTWYSNAGGVAYVGSFNDNVDTPTYVFNTGLIGVSEAVSHEVGHTLGLVHDGTSTLEYYDGHGSGANGWAPIMGVGYYQNLVQWSQGEYNDANNNEDDLSIITTQNGFGYRADDHASTIGFASVIVNGSASGIVERNTDVDYFQFSTTGGDVTIDPFFESPNLDILATLYDSSGTQIATSNPIGALNASFTGLAAGTYYVSIEGTGEGDVLGTGYSDYGSLGQYTISVTGQPQIVEAGDVSISNSTISNNFAGTRGGGVLNEDTIELSNVTISGNEAGKEGGGIHNTGELTINNTTIYNNTTEGSGGGIYSVATTASVEVKNTIIAGNDSLVSGDDVEGTFTSQGHNLIGTRGTSVGFINGFNDDIVGSNAQHIDPFLSPLQDNGGPTFTHALLPGSLAIDAGDNTDGVTIDQRGALRPTDTTSDIGAFEIVTPTISITDVSQVETNAGTTEFEFVVSLSNANVDEVTVDFETSNGTAVAGIDYAFTTGRVTFSAGETTQVVRVLVNGDTLVEDHETFFVNLFNAQGAAIADDQGLGTILNDEASISIDDVSLEEGPVGTTTNFNFTVSLLTPVAGVVTVDLETADISATLADSDYVQLLPQTITFDPGETEKTITVVVNGDTAIEADETFGVNLSNASSNATIADATGIGTIENDDFALLSISDVTLTEDYDGGATTIFTFTVTVSQATSADVTFDITTVDGTALAGSDYVANAINGLVIPAGMTEVTFDVVVNNDALTEPNEYFTVEIDDTFNPPLNANVLDGVGVGTIVDNGIVVDTTDDIVDPGDGLTSLREAINTANASPGVDNIILLPGIYDISIAGAGENNNATGDFDISESVNIFGQGSGTTIIDAHQLDRIFETSGGVTLNLSNMELRNGDADDGGALLAQGPTTLNQIIFRDNNSDFLGGAIVSASSLDISDALFINNHAGFQGGAIYQYTNTATVSRTTFEANTSDARAGAVYVASGATFDVSQSLFYMNESGSRGGAIFNEGTVISTNTTFSANHSGSRGGAILNEGTLTVVNNTLTDNTADQTGGGISNSAGGFVTLVNTIVAGNSGAQGNPDLGGVYDSATSFNNLVGDIGGATGLTDAVNGNIIGSLLSPVDPKLGILLDNGGPTRTHTLLFGSAAIDAGRNNGAPLVDQRGELRPVDGDNDSVAITDIGAVELKDPPAAPLFGSGGDSSVVDEQTNIQISVVKDRTVVSSNGHTFALPGNADWLDEWDSFWVEVWVDTASGFGISDVLTNIAYNTAYFSATSVEFGSNFNFNRTVIIDDEAGVVRNLGGSTNQANVGGTGYALLARIKFESLAGDQVEVDPTDLTLEPLSLGLDIQNTEISIAGVGEAVVTVGALPETDLYPVIYDINNNDKIDFKDLVFFTSAYNQTVINASSSFAAALDFDKSGRVDYRDLTYLASNYNKRKGGNSEVIFPTNFGQKWIGTQLEVNSGDDTIDEVVEAAVNTWEAALGLDEPLEVQIIVQDFGTAQLGSGQTTEYNVDGVPVAGRVVIDNDANGLGWHVDVTDAPTGGSYDLFTVLLHEIGHVLGFTRYYSGFNNLVDDDGMGGLTFVGSDFTVELDPTGLHIEDPAVGDDLMNDTLDPGVRKAISDLDVKMLLESYANASGGSGSGSSSPIFGTNGTPTSEPVEPMLIQSTEAAQTFAAESTVSLAAPVVIAPVKEESTEESGLSQTVSYDAIQPSLYDQDLLVDRKTLDGSLVDDLYDSEYFENEFQDIDDRELVFAHADDDLDLVGDAQLDEDMMDDAFTNWEGPLL, encoded by the coding sequence GTGACGATTACAGATGGTTTCTTCGATGATAACTCGGCCGATCGTGATGGTGGTGCGATTGCCAACTTTGGTGTCTCCCTGATCCTGAGCGGTACGACCGTTCGCGACAGTGAAGCCCAGCAGTTTGGTGGCGGTCTCTATAACGATCAGGAAGAAGGAACCGTTTCGATCAGCCAGAGCTCCTTCATTAACAACGTCGCCGTTTCCGGTGCTGGGATCTACAACCAGGAACTGGGGGTCATCAATCTGGATCTCTCAGATGTCCTGCAGAACACTGCCAGCAGCGACGGTGGTGGTATCTATAATACCTCCAGTGCCATTATTAACGTTCAACGGACAACCGTTGACGGAAACCGTGCTCTGAATGGGGCCGGTATCTTTAACGATGATGTTGCCCAGCTGAATCTGTTCGACAGCACCATTTCCAACAACATTGCTGTCGGTGATGGCGGTGGTCTGTATAACAACTCTTTTGAAGCGTCCAGCGTTGTGAATGCCACGATTTCAGGCAACGAAGCTGGTAACAATGGTGGCGGTATCTTCAACAGTGATGAAGGTAGTATCGAAGTCACCAACGCGACGATCTTCAATAACTCCTCTATCGCCGGTGGTGGTATCTTCAATGCCCTTGATGGTTATGTGACTGTGGCTAATACCATCGTTGCCGGTAATTCGACAACTTCACCCGGTCCAGATGTGACCGGCGATTTTGATTCACGGGGTAACAACCTGATTGGTGTCGGCGGTATTTCAACCGGCTTCACCGACGGAGTTAACGGTGATATTGTGGGTACCTTCGCGACTCCGGTCAGCCCGGGACTGGGAGCACTGCAGGATAACGGTGGTGCCACCTTTACTCACGAGCTGCTCGGCGGAAGTCTGGCCCGCGATGCAGGTAATAACTTCTACGCTCCCACCGACGATCAGCGGGGCTTCGCCCGCCTGTTTGACGGGGACGGCAATGGTTCACTCATCGTGGACATCGGAGCTTTCGAGTCTGGTTACATTGTAACCGGCTTCGGAGACTCGGTAGATGCGAACCCCGGCGATGGCGTGAGCGTCGATGTCAACGGACAGAGTACTCTGCGGGCAGCTATTATTGAATCCAACACGCGTGCTGGTGCTGACACGATTCTGTTGGGAACCGGAGTCTATACCCTCTCGCTGTTCGGTCTGGGTGAAGACAGCGCCTACTGGGGTGACCTGGATATTACCGATGACCTGACCATCATTGGTGCCGGTTCCGGTAAAACTGTGATTGATGCAGATTACCTGGATCGAATCTTCGAGATCTTCGCAGGTGTCAGCGTTTCGATTCGCGGGGTCACGCTCGTAAATGGAGATGTCACCCGGGTCGAAGACGGAGGTGCCATCCTGAACTTCGGTAATCTGACTCTAGAAGATGTCGAAATTAAGGACAGCCTGGCGAACCGTGGTGGAGCACTGTTCAACAATGGTAGCGTGATCATGACAGACAGCTACTTCCACAACAACACTGCGATCGCCGATGGTGGTGCCATCTTTAACAACGATCCCGGTACCATCAGTATCGACTTGAGTGAGATTTCTTTCAACGATGCTGAAAACGGTGGTGGTATCTACAACTCCACAGGGGGTACCCTGCAGGTAAATGACACGACGATCGACAGCAATACTGCAACGGTCGCCGGTGGTGGTGTCTTCGTTTCGGATCAGGCTTCTGTGGGGAATGGCGAAGGTGGTGACGGAGTAAATGTGCCAGCCGTCAACAATGGAATCGTAGGATCTGATCCAGATCAGGAACCTGACGGAGATTATCCGGTCTATAATGATGGATATGTGGAAACTGTTCTTCCTAACTACGATTATGGTGATGCAGAAACTGCTGTCTTGAGCGAAGTTCCTCCGTTCCCCGTTGCGGATACATTTAATCTGAGTTCGCTGCCCGGGGCCAGTCATACGATTTATCTCGATTTCAATGGCCACACAACAACGGGAACCCAGTGGAATTCCGCATTTGGTACCATTGTCACACCTGCTTATGACACTGATGGCGACACCAGTACATTCAGCCTGGCTGAAATCGAAGTGATTCAGCGTACCTGGCTGCGGGTTGTCGAGGACTTCGCGCCGTTCAATGTCAATGTGACGACTGCGGAACCACCCGTCAGCGACCTGATCAGAACCGATGCTTCCGATACCCGCTGGGGTATCCGTGTTGTGATTGGTGCGAACACCTGGTACAGCAATGCCGGGGGCGTGGCTTATGTTGGTTCCTTCAACGACAACGTCGATACTCCAACTTATGTGTTTAACACAGGTCTGATTGGTGTTTCCGAGGCTGTCAGCCACGAAGTCGGACACACCCTCGGGTTGGTTCACGATGGTACATCAACCCTGGAGTACTACGATGGTCATGGCAGCGGTGCAAACGGCTGGGCTCCGATCATGGGCGTTGGTTATTACCAGAACCTGGTTCAGTGGAGTCAGGGTGAGTACAACGATGCCAACAACAACGAAGACGACCTGAGTATCATTACAACTCAGAATGGATTTGGTTACCGGGCCGATGATCACGCCAGCACGATTGGTTTTGCGTCTGTGATCGTCAATGGTTCCGCTTCCGGTATCGTCGAGCGAAACACCGATGTGGACTATTTCCAGTTCTCAACCACGGGTGGCGATGTCACCATCGATCCATTCTTCGAGAGCCCCAACCTGGATATTCTTGCCACCCTGTATGATTCCAGTGGAACTCAAATTGCAACGAGTAACCCCATTGGTGCTCTGAATGCCTCATTCACCGGACTGGCTGCAGGCACCTACTACGTCTCTATCGAAGGGACAGGTGAAGGTGACGTACTGGGAACAGGTTACTCAGATTACGGTAGCCTGGGACAGTACACAATTTCTGTGACTGGCCAGCCTCAAATTGTGGAAGCCGGCGATGTGTCGATTTCCAACAGCACGATTTCCAACAACTTTGCCGGAACTCGTGGTGGTGGCGTGCTGAATGAAGATACCATCGAACTGTCCAACGTGACGATTTCCGGAAACGAAGCCGGTAAAGAAGGGGGTGGTATCCACAATACTGGTGAACTCACCATCAACAATACCACCATCTACAACAACACGACTGAAGGTTCAGGTGGTGGTATTTACTCTGTTGCTACTACCGCTTCCGTGGAAGTGAAAAACACAATCATCGCCGGAAACGATTCGCTGGTGAGCGGAGACGACGTTGAGGGTACCTTCACCTCTCAGGGACACAACCTGATTGGTACCCGCGGTACTTCAGTCGGCTTTATCAACGGATTCAACGATGATATTGTCGGTTCGAACGCACAACACATCGATCCGTTCCTGAGTCCGCTGCAGGACAATGGCGGCCCCACATTCACCCACGCTCTACTGCCAGGCAGTCTGGCCATTGATGCGGGTGATAACACTGACGGTGTGACTATCGATCAGCGTGGTGCTCTGCGTCCGACAGACACAACCAGCGATATCGGTGCTTTCGAAATCGTCACCCCGACGATCAGCATCACTGATGTCAGTCAGGTTGAAACGAACGCTGGCACCACTGAGTTTGAATTTGTGGTCTCGCTGTCGAATGCAAACGTGGACGAAGTGACTGTTGACTTCGAAACATCCAACGGCACCGCAGTCGCCGGTATTGACTATGCCTTTACGACCGGAAGAGTCACATTCTCTGCTGGAGAAACGACCCAGGTTGTCCGGGTGCTTGTGAATGGTGATACACTTGTCGAAGATCACGAAACCTTCTTCGTCAATCTCTTCAATGCCCAGGGGGCAGCGATTGCAGATGACCAGGGACTGGGGACGATCCTGAACGATGAGGCATCTATCTCGATCGACGACGTCTCCCTGGAAGAAGGTCCGGTTGGAACGACAACCAACTTCAACTTCACCGTTTCGCTGTTGACACCTGTTGCCGGTGTAGTAACGGTCGATCTGGAAACGGCTGACATCTCCGCAACCCTGGCAGATTCGGACTATGTCCAGCTTCTGCCACAGACGATCACATTCGATCCGGGAGAAACCGAAAAGACAATTACGGTTGTCGTAAATGGTGACACCGCGATTGAAGCAGATGAAACCTTCGGTGTGAATCTGTCGAATGCCAGCAGTAATGCTACCATCGCTGATGCGACCGGTATCGGGACCATCGAAAATGATGACTTTGCCCTGCTGTCAATCAGTGACGTCACCTTGACGGAAGACTACGACGGAGGAGCAACGACCATATTCACATTTACTGTGACGGTGTCGCAGGCGACCAGTGCCGATGTTACTTTTGACATCACAACTGTCGACGGAACAGCTCTGGCTGGTAGTGACTATGTGGCCAATGCCATTAACGGTCTGGTGATTCCGGCTGGTATGACTGAAGTGACATTCGATGTCGTTGTGAATAACGATGCTCTGACCGAGCCTAATGAATACTTCACGGTTGAAATCGATGATACCTTTAATCCTCCGTTGAACGCGAATGTTCTGGATGGGGTTGGTGTTGGTACTATCGTAGACAACGGGATCGTAGTCGACACGACAGACGATATCGTCGATCCTGGTGATGGTCTGACCTCGCTGCGTGAAGCCATCAATACTGCCAATGCGTCACCAGGTGTTGATAACATTATCCTCCTGCCGGGAATTTACGATATCTCAATCGCAGGGGCTGGTGAAAACAATAATGCCACCGGTGACTTCGATATTTCTGAATCAGTGAATATCTTCGGTCAGGGATCGGGTACCACAATCATTGATGCCCATCAGCTGGATCGCATCTTCGAAACTTCGGGTGGAGTCACTCTGAACCTGTCCAATATGGAACTGCGAAACGGTGATGCCGATGATGGTGGTGCACTCCTGGCTCAGGGGCCAACCACACTGAATCAGATCATCTTCCGTGACAACAACTCGGACTTCCTGGGTGGTGCAATCGTGAGTGCCTCCAGCCTGGATATCTCCGATGCCTTGTTTATCAACAACCATGCTGGATTCCAGGGTGGTGCGATCTATCAGTATACGAATACGGCAACTGTGTCTCGCACAACCTTCGAAGCTAATACATCCGATGCTCGTGCGGGGGCTGTCTATGTTGCCTCCGGTGCCACATTCGATGTATCACAGTCTCTGTTCTACATGAACGAGTCCGGCAGTCGTGGTGGTGCGATCTTTAATGAAGGGACTGTTATTTCAACCAACACGACCTTCTCGGCCAACCATTCCGGTTCACGTGGTGGTGCGATCCTGAACGAGGGAACTCTGACAGTCGTAAACAACACGCTGACCGATAATACGGCTGACCAGACCGGTGGTGGTATATCCAACAGTGCCGGCGGTTTTGTGACCCTGGTTAACACAATCGTCGCTGGTAACAGTGGAGCACAGGGGAATCCCGATCTGGGCGGTGTCTACGACTCTGCCACCAGCTTCAATAACCTGGTCGGCGACATTGGAGGAGCCACTGGACTGACCGATGCTGTGAATGGAAACATTATCGGTTCACTGCTCTCACCCGTTGATCCTAAGCTGGGAATCCTGCTGGATAATGGTGGTCCTACCCGGACTCACACACTGCTGTTCGGCAGTGCGGCGATTGACGCCGGTCGAAACAATGGTGCCCCACTGGTCGATCAGCGTGGCGAACTCCGTCCAGTCGATGGCGACAATGATTCCGTTGCGATTACCGACATCGGTGCCGTCGAACTGAAAGATCCACCAGCAGCTCCGCTGTTCGGTTCAGGTGGTGATTCAAGCGTTGTTGACGAACAGACCAACATTCAGATTTCGGTTGTCAAAGACCGGACCGTCGTCTCCAGTAACGGACATACCTTTGCCCTGCCGGGCAATGCTGACTGGCTCGATGAATGGGATTCATTCTGGGTTGAAGTCTGGGTCGATACTGCCAGTGGCTTCGGAATCTCCGATGTGCTGACGAATATCGCTTATAACACAGCCTACTTCTCAGCCACTTCGGTCGAATTTGGTTCGAACTTCAACTTCAACCGGACTGTGATTATTGACGATGAAGCCGGCGTTGTTCGCAACCTGGGCGGTAGCACTAACCAGGCAAACGTTGGTGGTACCGGTTACGCTCTGCTGGCTCGAATCAAGTTCGAGTCTCTGGCAGGTGACCAGGTTGAAGTAGATCCCACCGATCTGACTCTGGAACCGCTCTCTCTGGGACTGGATATCCAGAACACCGAAATCAGCATTGCTGGAGTTGGTGAAGCTGTTGTGACTGTCGGGGCTCTGCCGGAAACCGATCTGTATCCTGTGATCTACGATATCAACAACAATGATAAAATCGATTTCAAGGATCTGGTCTTCTTCACCTCTGCTTATAACCAGACTGTGATCAATGCCTCTTCCAGCTTTGCCGCGGCATTGGACTTCGATAAGAGTGGTCGGGTTGACTATCGTGACCTGACATACCTGGCATCGAACTACAACAAGCGGAAGGGTGGAAACTCGGAAGTGATCTTCCCGACCAACTTCGGTCAGAAGTGGATCGGAACCCAACTCGAAGTCAACAGCGGTGATGACACCATCGACGAAGTTGTGGAAGCAGCCGTAAATACCTGGGAAGCAGCACTGGGGCTGGATGAGCCTCTGGAAGTTCAGATCATCGTTCAGGACTTCGGTACTGCCCAGCTGGGTTCTGGCCAGACAACCGAATACAACGTTGACGGTGTTCCGGTTGCCGGTCGGGTGGTGATTGACAACGATGCCAACGGCTTAGGCTGGCACGTCGATGTTACCGATGCACCCACGGGTGGCAGCTACGACCTGTTTACCGTACTGCTGCACGAAATCGGACACGTTCTCGGGTTCACCCGCTACTACAGCGGATTCAATAATCTGGTCGATGACGATGGTATGGGTGGGCTGACATTCGTCGGTTCTGACTTCACCGTCGAACTGGATCCAACAGGTCTGCACATCGAAGATCCTGCCGTTGGTGATGATCTGATGAATGACACGCTCGATCCAGGTGTCCGTAAGGCAATCTCTGATCTGGACGTCAAGATGCTGCTTGAATCGTATGCAAATGCATCCGGTGGTTCCGGCAGCGGATCTTCCAGCCCGATCTTCGGTACAAACGGTACACCGACTTCAGAGCCTGTCGAACCGATGCTGATTCAGAGTACGGAAGCTGCTCAGACCTTCGCTGCGGAATCAACCGTCAGCCTGGCTGCACCAGTTGTGATTGCTCCGGTGAAGGAAGAAAGCACCGAAGAGAGTGGTCTTTCTCAGACCGTCTCCTACGATGCGATTCAGCCTTCACTCTACGATCAGGACCTGCTGGTAGATCGGAAGACTCTGGACGGCAGTCTGGTTGATGATCTGTATGATTCAGAATACTTTGAGAACGAATTCCAGGATATCGATGATCGGGAACTGGTCTTCGCTCATGCTGACGATGATCTGGATCTGGTCGGTGATGCTCAACTGGACGAGGACATGATGGATGATGCCTTCACCAACTGGGAAGGTCCTCTGTTATAA
- a CDS encoding endonuclease/exonuclease/phosphatase family protein, translating into MRPHYSLASKIKSNMRLLSYNIHKGIGGRDRRYQLERVIGVIEQENPDIICLHEVDRNVKRSRFNNQPKIFADYFNMPESLYQLNVKLKTGGYGNLILSRWSFLSQHQISLTNKWRKARGAQIVLIDSPEGPFQLVNFHLGLAEKERHWQINHLLTHRLFREGNDHPSLIVGDTNDWRNTLANGKFSEYEYQEVTSPPSRFRSFPAYMPVGTLDKAFIRGEIGVKQARLARSQLSRQASDHLPLVIDFHLNEHASEWIKKAGQ; encoded by the coding sequence TTGCGCCCGCATTACTCACTGGCAAGTAAAATCAAATCAAACATGCGACTGTTGAGCTATAACATTCATAAAGGGATCGGCGGGCGTGACCGTCGATATCAACTGGAACGGGTGATCGGTGTCATCGAGCAGGAAAATCCGGATATCATCTGCCTGCACGAGGTCGACCGGAATGTGAAACGTTCCCGCTTTAATAATCAGCCAAAGATCTTTGCTGATTACTTCAATATGCCGGAATCGCTGTATCAGCTGAATGTCAAGCTGAAGACAGGGGGCTACGGCAATCTGATCCTTTCCCGCTGGTCGTTCCTGTCACAGCATCAGATCTCGCTGACCAATAAGTGGCGGAAAGCGCGCGGTGCCCAGATTGTGTTGATCGACTCTCCTGAGGGGCCCTTTCAACTGGTGAACTTCCACCTCGGACTGGCTGAAAAAGAGCGGCACTGGCAGATCAATCATCTGCTGACGCATCGACTGTTTCGGGAAGGGAACGATCATCCTTCGCTGATCGTGGGAGACACCAACGACTGGCGGAATACTCTGGCGAATGGAAAGTTCTCTGAATATGAATATCAGGAAGTGACGAGCCCGCCGTCCCGCTTTCGGTCGTTTCCTGCGTATATGCCTGTGGGGACGCTGGATAAAGCGTTTATTCGCGGTGAGATCGGTGTAAAGCAGGCCAGACTGGCGCGGTCTCAACTTTCACGACAGGCTTCCGATCATCTGCCCCTGGTGATTGACTTTCATTTGAATGAGCATGCCAGCGAATGGATAAAAAAAGCAGGGCAATGA
- a CDS encoding sulfatase family protein has translation MKLCRNLLLVVLVVWGACAAPRNVLAEAASRPNIVMIISDDQAWNDYGFMGHEKIKTPNLDKLAAESAVFKRGYVPTSLCRPSLMTMITGLYPHQNMITGNDPPKGMDRQKLLKHVRAVDCLPQMLGKLGYKSYQCGKWWEGNPSLAGFTSAMTHGDPKRGGRHGDLGLKIGREGMKPVYQFIDECKDDPFFLWYAPFLPHTPHNPPQRILKKYLNPETPVELSYYYAMVEWFDETCGQLLDYLDQKQLSDNTIVVYVTDNGWIQYVPESEAERKKMKRRFRYAPKSKRSPYDGGLRTPILLRWPGKIKPAEYDTLVSSIDLAPTILDAVGLKPTKAMEGINLLQVIQNGGKTDRKAIFGEIFEHDMVDIDAPVTSLKYRWCIEGEWKAIFPGPRLSEEKPELYNLAQDPFEQHNAAAAHPELVQQLLKQTNAWWNVPAN, from the coding sequence GTGAAGCTGTGTAGAAACCTGTTGCTGGTGGTACTGGTGGTCTGGGGGGCTTGCGCTGCTCCGCGGAATGTCCTGGCTGAAGCCGCGTCCCGTCCGAATATTGTGATGATCATTTCCGATGATCAGGCCTGGAACGATTACGGTTTCATGGGGCATGAAAAGATTAAAACCCCGAATCTGGACAAGCTGGCGGCGGAGAGTGCCGTCTTCAAGCGTGGTTATGTTCCGACCAGCCTGTGTCGCCCCAGTCTGATGACGATGATTACCGGTCTGTATCCGCATCAGAATATGATTACGGGGAATGATCCTCCCAAAGGCATGGATCGCCAGAAACTGCTGAAACATGTTCGCGCTGTTGACTGCCTGCCTCAAATGCTGGGCAAACTGGGATACAAGAGTTATCAGTGTGGCAAATGGTGGGAAGGCAATCCCAGTCTGGCCGGCTTCACTTCGGCGATGACACATGGCGACCCCAAACGGGGAGGACGTCATGGTGACCTGGGTTTGAAGATCGGTCGGGAGGGGATGAAACCCGTTTATCAGTTCATTGATGAATGCAAAGATGATCCTTTCTTTCTGTGGTATGCCCCCTTCCTGCCCCACACTCCTCACAATCCACCTCAGCGGATTCTGAAGAAATACCTTAATCCGGAAACTCCAGTAGAGCTGTCCTATTATTACGCGATGGTTGAGTGGTTCGACGAAACCTGCGGACAACTGCTGGACTACCTGGATCAGAAACAGCTGTCGGACAACACAATAGTTGTCTACGTGACGGACAACGGCTGGATCCAGTATGTGCCTGAATCCGAGGCGGAACGCAAGAAAATGAAACGTCGTTTCCGTTATGCCCCCAAGTCGAAGCGGAGTCCCTATGATGGCGGTCTCAGGACACCCATCCTGCTTCGCTGGCCGGGGAAAATCAAACCGGCAGAGTATGATACGTTGGTGAGCAGCATCGATCTGGCACCAACAATTCTGGATGCCGTCGGTTTAAAACCGACCAAAGCCATGGAAGGGATCAATCTGCTGCAGGTGATTCAGAACGGTGGCAAGACTGACCGCAAAGCGATTTTCGGCGAGATCTTCGAGCACGATATGGTCGACATTGATGCTCCCGTCACGAGTCTGAAATATCGCTGGTGTATCGAAGGGGAATGGAAAGCGATCTTCCCCGGACCCCGGCTGAGTGAAGAAAAGCCCGAGTTATATAACCTGGCGCAGGATCCGTTTGAGCAGCACAATGCCGCGGCTGCGCATCCGGAACTGGTTCAACAGCTGTTGAAGCAGACCAATGCCTGGTGGAATGTTCCCGCAAATTAA